Proteins from a single region of Theileria parva strain Muguga chromosome 1, complete sequence, whole genome shotgun sequence:
- the ARP4 gene encoding Actin family protein yields the protein MEKPLILDFGTVSFRVGRAGDKNPSFFVPPVIGKPLMKDSKGDLCEFTGGSGQNPLEYTIFPLNPRDKHDNVVPISAITYRQDGFEVNQSLLERLLDGCLGVKGMDESLQETPVIVSEPSLHNPNFRQVFSELLFETFKVENVFLCKRSALSCYASACTSGVVVDVGGSCSNIAPVLEGYTLQDYVKEEPTGGNLMDRIFYSYLSSTGITVRPSYEYSKPPKTENSTNGVGNSTDADTTVVKGFTGKKPVKREDSKVVIRKLPFVHDDYYHWSALYATSVLKETCIVLNQEININTSGRDAYCYALPDGNYLDVENSKQLCGIYCSTLFSKPEYLHHTHNRTKITNLVSVDMDSVYSRKGLSRLLTECYGDLLNSEVSRVVLDQLVVTGGCTRHPAVVPILERDVEEYVRKKKLEGGLRIVAVGGNEQQFSSYIGASILSSLGAFTSFCVNLADVQELGLQRALQRRCP from the exons ATGGAGAAACCCTTGATCTTAGATTTTGGTACCGTTTCATTTAGAGTTGGCCGAGCTGGAGACAAGAACCCGTCGTTCTTTGTCCCCCCAGTCATCGGGAAACCTCTGATGAAGGATTCTAAAGGCGATTTATGCGAGTTTACAGGAGGCTCAGGTCAAAACCCACTTGAATACACGATATTCCCTTTAAATCCAAGAGATAAGCATGACAATGTTGTTCCCATCTCAGCCATAACCTACCGTCAAGATGGTTTCGAAGTCAACCAATCG TTGTTGGAACGTTTGTTGGACGGTTGTTTGGGAGTTAAAGGTATGGACGAGAGTTTACAGGAGACTCCAGTGATAGTATCAGAGCCGTCATTACATAACCCGAATTTCAGACAAGTCTTTAGTGAGTTATTATTTGAGACTTTTAAGGTTGAGAATGTGTTTCTCTGTAAAAGGTCAGCCCTATCTTGCTATGCAAGTGCCTGTACTAGTGGTGTAGTGGTTGACGTTGGCGGTTCCTGCTCTAATATCGCACCAGTACTTGAGGGGTATACTCTCCAGGACTACGTCAAAGAGGAACCTACAGGAGGAAATCTCATGGATCgcatattttattcatacCTTTCGTCAACAGGTATCACAGTTCGACCCTCATACGAATACTCTAAACCCCCCAAAACGGAAAATAGTACCAACGGTGTGGGTAATTCCACGGACGCCGATACCACAGTGGTAAAGGGATTTACAGGTAAAAAGCCTGTAAAACGTGAAGATTCAAAGGTTGTCATCAGGAAATTACCGTTTGTACATGACGACTACTATCATTGGTCAGCTTTATACGCGACTTCAGTGTTAAAGGAGACTTGCATAGTGTTAAATCAGgaaattaacattaacaCTAGTGGCAGAGACGCATACTGTTATGCACTTCCAGACGGTAATTATTTAGATGTTGAAAATAGTAAACAACTTTGTGGTATTTACTGTAGTACACTCTTTTCCAAACCTGAGTACCTACACCACACACATAACAGGACTAAAATCACCAACTTAGTCTCCGTAGATATGGACTCAGTATATAGCAGAAAGGGATTATCAAGACTGTTGACCGAATGCTATGGTGACTTGTTGAATTCGGAGGTGAGTAGAGTGGTTTTGGACCAGTTGGTGGTTACTGGCGGTTGTACAAGGCATCCAGCTGTGGTACCAATATTGGAAAGGGATGTAGAGGAATACGTGAGGAAGAAGAAGCTAGAGGGTGGTTTACGTATTGTGGCTGTGGGAGGCAATGAGCAACAGTTTAGCAGTTATATAGGTGCCTCAATCCTCTCCTCACTGGGTGCATTCACCAGTTTCTGTGTTAACTTGGCAGATGTCCAGGAACTCGGATTACAAAGAGCACTTCAAAGGAGGTGCCCgtaa
- a CDS encoding small nuclear RNA activating complex (SNAPc) subunit SNAP43 — translation MELLYNPLKGAETTFGDVHFGYFVPTVICGRTKAFQTDLQLFISNYCNQIFQNNFNTFLNSCLDFGLEGIGLEYRNRMFSKILVLSPKENLTDVWQILWGTWSYMFKNGVEEKSEEYNVLYKVSLIYLMFYLYFSQSDFNNLPIPLSIDTFEECLKLSETVLKKYKVTSVLNVLKYLINQKCITFTLLDGLQFLYQNKFGAPLKPPS, via the exons ATGgaattattgtataatcCTTTGAAGGGAGCGGAAACTACCTTTGGAGATGTTCATTTTGGCTACTTTGTTCCTACTGTAATTTGCGGAAGAACAAAGGCCTTTCAAACAGATTTACAACTCTTCATTTCCAATTATTGTAACCAAATCTTCCAAAACAATTTCAACACTTTTCTTAAC AGTTGTTTGGATTTTGGTCTAGAAGGGATCGGTTTAGAGTACAGGAATCGTATGTTTTCTAAGATTTTGGTCCTTTCGCCAAAGGAAAATCTAACTGATGTATGGCAAATTCTCTGGGGAACTTGGTCAT ATATGTTTAAGAACGGAGTAGAGGAGAAGAGTGAGGAATACAATGTTTTATATAAAGTTTCtttgatatatttaatgttttatttatacttttcACAATCggattttaataatttgcCAATCCCTCTCTCAATAG ATACGTTTGAGGAATGTTTAAAGCTTTCAGAAACAGTGTTGAAAAAGTATAAAGTAACTTCAGTTTTGAACGTTTTAAAGTACTTGATAAACCAAAAGTGTATCACATTTACGCTCTTGGACGGATTACAATTTCTATACCAGAATAAATTCGGAGCTCCACTCAAACCTCCATCATAG